The sequence TCTATCTGGGGTAGATGAAGGTCTGGAATGGGATGAGCAGGAATGGAATGGGATTTTGAGgttcctcccagcccaaaccagagCCCAAATCTCTGCTGGGGTAGATGAAGgtgtggaatgggatggggatgggtaGAATGGGATTTTTAAGTCCCTCCCAGCCCGGATCTCTACCTGAGGTAGATGAAGGTGTGGAATGGTACAGGGATGAGTAGAATGGGATTTCAAGTCCTTCCGAGCCCAAACCTCTCCCTGGGGTAGTAGAAGGTCTGGAATGGGATGAGCAGGAATGGAATGGGATTTTGAGGTTCCTCCCAGCACAAACCAGAGCCCAAACCTCTACCTTGGGGTACAGGAAGGtgtggaatggggatggggatgagcaGAATGGGATTTCAGGTCCTTCTGAGCCCAAACCTCTCCCTGGGGTAGATGAAGGTCTGGAATGGGATGAGCAGGAATGGAATGGGATTTTGAGgttcctcccaacccaaaccagggcCCAGATTTCTACCTGGGGTAGACGAAGGTGTGCAATGGGATTTTGAAGTTCCCCTCAGCCCAAAGCTCTACCTGGGGTACAGGAAGGTGTGGAATGTGATGGGCAGGAGTAGAATGGGGTTTTGAGCTttctcccagcccaaaccagggCCCATATCTCTACCTGGAGTACAGAAATGTGTGAAATGGGATTTTGAagttccttccagcccaaaccagggCCCAGACCTCTCCCTGGGGTAGATGAAGgtgtggaatgggatggggatgggtaGAATGGGATTTTAAGTCCAAACCACAGCTCGGACTTCTACGTGGAGTCATGGAAGgtgtggaatgggatgggcaggagtgcaatgggatttttagttcctcccaacccaaaccagagCCCAAACCTCTACCTTGGGTACAGGAAGGtctggaatgggatgggcaGGAGTAGAATGGGGTTTCAAGTCCTTCCGAGCCCAAACCTCTACCTGGGGTAGATGAAGGTCTGGAATGGGATGAGCGGGAATGGAATGGGATTTTGAGGTTCCTCCCAGCACAAACCAGAGCCCAAACCTCTACCTGGGGTAGAGATAGGTGTGCAATGGGATTTTGAAGTTCCCCTCAGCCCAAAGCTCTACCTGGGGTAGATGAAGgtgtggaatgggatgagcagGAATGGAATGGGATTTTGAGgttcctcccagcccaaaccagggCCCAAACCTCTCCCTGGGGTAGAAGAAGGtctggaatgggatgggcaGGAGTGCAATGAGATTTtaagtccctcccagcccaaaccagggCCCAGACCTCTGCTTGGGGTAGAGATGGGTGTGAAATGGGATTttgaggttccttccagcccaaaccacagcCCAAACCTCTACCTGAGGTACAGGAAGGTGTGGAATGGGGATGGGCAGGAGTAGAATGGGATTTTAACTCCTCCCCAcccaccccagctcccccagtgCCCCCGGGCCGTGCCGGAGCCCCCTGGGCCGTGTCACTGGCCGCCCTCTCCCGCTCCGTTTGCAGACCCCTACGTCAAGGTGAACGTTTACTACGGCCGCAAGCGCATCGCCAAGAAGAAGACGCACGTCAAGAAGTGCACGCTGAACCCGGTGTTCAACGAGTCCTTCAGCTACGACATCCCGGCCGAGCTGCTGCCCGACGTCAGCGTCGAGTTCCTGGTGATCGCCTTCGAGCGCACCACCAAGAGCGAGGCCGTGGGGCGGCTGGTGCTGGGCGCGCACAGCGGCAGCGCCGCGGGCACCGAGCACTGGCGCCAGCTGTGCCACGGCACCGGCGGCAGCGTGGCACAGTGGCACAGCCTGAGCGAGTACTGAGCGCCAGCCCAGCGCTGGGTGTGCCCGAGGCTGCCCTGGCACCGGGACTGGCAGGGGTGGGTGCAGAGAGGAGGCGGCGGCTGCGTTGGGGTGggttggggtgggaatggggaatggggaaataaatggggaaatggggaatggtCGGGATTGGGAGCTGGGCTTGGGCACCAGCGGGTTTGTGAGGTGGTGAAGGGTTTTAGAATGGGCAATGGATtgtgcaaaaataaataaataaataaattgggGAATGAGTTCTAAGGAAGAcgtaattaaaataaaagttctCTTTAGTTCAAGTAAagggttttagaatggggaaTGGATTCTgcaaaaatgaataaataaattggGGAATAAATTCTAAGGAAGAcgtaattaaaaattaaagttcTATTTAGTTCAAGTGCATTTTGCGAGGTAGTAAAGGGTTTTAAAAATGGGGAATGAATTCTACAAAAAAATGGGGACTAGATTATAaggaagaaataattaaaaaaaaattctctttagTTAACGTGCTTTTGCAAGGTAGCAAAGGGTTTTAAAATGGGGAATGGATTGTgcaaaaatgaataaataaataaattgggGAATAAATTCTACCAAAAAAATGGGGAGTAAATTATAAGGAAGAcgtaattaaaataaaagttctCTTTAGTTCAAGTAAAGGGTTTTAGAAAATGGGGAATGTGTTCtacaaaaaaatggggaataaatGATAAGGAAGacgtaattaaaaataacagttCTATTTAGTTCAAGTAAAGGGTTTTAGAAAATGGGGAATGAGTTCtacaaaaaaatggggaataaatGATAAGGAAGacgtaattaaaaataaaaattctctttAGTTAACGTGGTTTGCAAGACactaaaaaactaaaaaaacggGGAATAAATTCTAAGGAAGacgtaattaaaaataaatttctcttTAGTTCAAGTAAAGGGTTTTAGAAAATGGGGAATGAGTTCtacaaaaaaatggggaataaatTCTAAGGAAgacataattaaaaaataaaagttctcTTTAGTTCAAgtaaaggattttaaaaaatggggaataaatTCTAAGGAAgacataattaaaataaaagttctCTTTAGATCAAGTAAAGGGTTTTAAAAAGGGGGGAATAAATTCTAAGGAAGacgtaattaaaaataaaaattctctttAGTTAACGTGCTTTTGCAAGGCActcaaatgtttaaaaaaaaggggaatGGATTGtacaaaaaaatggggaataaatTCTAAGGAAGacgtaattaaaaataaaagttctcTTTAGTTCAAGTAAAGGGTTTTAAAAAGTGGGGAATTAATtgtacaaaaaataaataaataaataaattgggGAATGAATTCtacaaaaaaatggggaataaattataaggaagaaataattttaaaaaaaattctctttagTTAACGTGCTTTTGCAAGGTAGTAAAGGGTTTTAAAATGGGGAATGGATtgtgcaaaaataaataaataaataaattgggGAATAAATTCTAAGGAAGacgtaattaaaaataaaatttctctttaGTTCAAGTAAAGGGttttaaaaaatggggaattaattgtacaaaaaataaataaattgggGAATGAATTCTaccaaaaaatggggaataaatTATGAGGAAGACGtaactaaaaattaaaaattaaaaagttctCTTTAGTTCAAGTGGGTTTTGCAAGGCactaaaaaactaaaaaaacggGGAATAAATTCTAAGGAAGacgtaattaaaaataaaagttctcTTTAGTTGAAGTAAAGGGttttaaaaaatggggaatGAATTGtacaaaaaaatggggaataaattataaggaagaaataattaaaaaaaaaattctctttagTTGACGTGGTTTTGCAAGGCactaaaaaactaaaaaatggggaattaatGATaagaaatagtttaaaaaataaaagttctcTTTAGTTAATGCGGTTTTTGCAGGGTactaaaatactaaaaaatggggaattaatgataagaaagaaataatttttttaaaaattctctttaGTTGATGTGGTTTTGCAGGGCACTAAAACCCTTTAAAAAACAGGAATAAATGaggagaaagaaataatttttaacaatttgttttctttagttGATGTGGGTTTTGCAGGGCACTAAAACCCtttaaaaaatggggaataaatTCTACAAAAAATCAAATTAGATGGGGAATAAATGatcagaaagaaataattttttccaaagGTTCTTTTTGGTTGATGTGGGTTTTGCAGGGCactaaaaaactaaaaaatggggaattaatgataggaaaaatatttttttttttaaagttctctTTAGTTGATGTGGATTTGCAGGGCACTAAAACCctaaaattgggaataaaaattataagaaagaattaataataaaataaaggtTCTCTTTAGTTAATATGGTTTTTGCAGGgcactaaaattaaaaaaaaatggggaataaatTCTACAAAAAATCCAATAAGATGGGGAATAAATGatcagaaagaaataattttttacaaGGGTTCTCTTTGGTTGCTGTGGGTTTTGCAGGGCACTAAAACCCTTTAAAAATGGGGaatagaaaataagaaaaataatttttttaaaaaaagttctcTTTAGTTGATGTGGCTTTGCAAGGCACTAAAACCCTaaaattgggaataaattataagaaaaaaataattttaaaaataggtgATGTGGGTTTTGCAGGGCACTAAAACCCtttaaaaaatggggaataaatgaggagaaagaaataatttttaaaaatttgttttctttagttGATGTGGGTTTTGCAGGGCACTAAAACCctaaaattgggaataaaaattataagaaaaaaatcatttaaaaaatagGTTCTGTTTAATTGATGTTGGTTTTTCAGGGCACTAAAACCCTTTAAAAAATGAGGAATAAATTCTACAAAAAATCAAATTAGATGGGGAATAAATGatcagaaagaaataattttttacaaGGGTTCTCTTTGGTTGCTGTGGGTTTTGCAGGGCACTAAAACCCTTTAAAAAATAGgaataaaagagaagaaaggaagaaataaaaacagaaatcaCCACAACTATATATAGCAGTGTAATCACTATTGCATGCCTACTACAAACTGCAATTAGCCTGGTCTCGAGGCGCAGGTTTGCCTGCAATTAACGGATGAATTAATGAGTTTTCTGTCACTCTGGAGTTGTGTTTGTGTCTTTGCTGGcttctcccaaaattcccatttctgcTGTTGGATCCTGGCTGggtcctgcctgccctgggacagaggagagagcagggaaaTGGAAACGGCCCCAAAAAATGGAATTATTCTGTGTCAGGTACTGAAAATGGGATTATTCTGTGCCAGGTActgaaaaaatggaattattcTGTGTCAGGTACTGAAAATTGAATTATTCTGTGTCAGGTACCGAAAATGGAATTATTCTGTGTCAGGCACCGAAAATGGGATTATTCTGTGTCAGGTACCAAAAATGGGATTATTCTGTGTCAGGCACTGAAAAAATGGGATTATTCTGTGTCAGGTACCGAAAATGGAATTATTCTGTGTCAGGTACCAAAAAATTGAATTATTCTGTGTCAGGTGCCGAAAATGGGATTATTCTGTGTCAGGTATTGAAAATGGAATTGTTCTGTGTCAGGTACTGAAAATGGGATTATTCTGTGTCAGGTACTGAAAATAATGGGATTATTCTGTGCCAGGCACTGAAAATGGGATTATTCTGTGCCAGGTACCAAAAATGGAATTATTCTGTGTCAGGTACCAAAAATGGGATTATTCTGTGCCAGGTACCAAAAATGGGATTATTCTGTGTCAGGAActgaaaaaatggaattattcTGTGCCAGGTCCTGAAAATGGGATTATTCTCTGAAAATGGAATTATTCTGTGCCAGGTACCAAAAATGGGATTATTCTGTGTCAGGCactgaaaatggaattattCTGTGTCAGGTACTGAAAATGGGATTATTCTCTGAAAATGGGATTATTCTGTGCCAGGTCCTGAAAATGGGATTATTCTCTGAAAATGGAATTATTCTGTGCCAGGTACCAAAAATGGAATTATTCTGTGTCAGGTACCAAAAATGGGATTATTCTGTGCCAGGCACTGAAAATGGGATTATTCTGTGCCAGGTGCTGAAAATGGGATTATTCTGTGCCAGGTACTGAAAAAATGGGATTATTCTGTGCCAGGCACTGAAAATGGGATTATTCTGTGTCAGGTactgaaaatggaattattCTGTGTCAGGAACTGAAAATGGGATTATTCTGTGCCAGGCactgaaaatggaattattCTGTGCCAGGCACCGAAAATGGGATTATTCTGTGTCAGGTACCAAAAATGGGATTATTCTGTGCCAGGCACTGAAAATGGGATTATTCTGTGTCAGGTACCAAAAATGGGATTATTCTGTGCCAGGCACCGAAAATGGGATTATTCTGTGTCAGGTACCAAAAATGGGATTATTCTGTGCCAGGCACTGAAAATGGGATTATTCTCTGTCAGGTATGGAAAATGGAATTATTCTGTGTCAgggactgaaaatggaattattCTGTGTCAGGTATGGAAAATGGAATTATTCTGTGCCAGGAACTGAAAATGGGATTATTCTGTGTCAGGTGCTGAAAATAATGGAATTATTCTGTGTCAGGTACCAAAAATGGAATTATTCTGTGTCAGGTATTGAAAATGGAATTATTCTGTGTCAGGTACCAAAAATGGAATTATTCTGTGTCAGGTATTGAAAATGGAATTATTCTGTGTCAGGTGCTGAAAATGGGATTATTCTGTGCCAGGTGCTGAAAATGGAATTATTCTGTGCCAGGAACTGAAAATGGGATTATTCTCTGAAAATGGGATTATTCTGTGTCAGGCACTGAAAATGGGATTATTCTCTGAAAATGGGATTATTCTGTGTCAGGTACCAAAAATGGGATTATTCTGTGCCAGGCACTGAAAATGGGATTATTCTGTGCCAGGTATTGAAAATGGAATTATTCTGTGCCAGGTACTGAAAATGGGATTATTCTGTGCCAGGCACTGAAAATGGGATTATTCTCTGTCAGGTactgaaaatggaattattCTGTATCAGGTACTGAAAAAATGGGATTATTCTGTGTCAGGTACCGAAAATGGAATTATTCTGTGTCAGGTGCTGAGAATGGAATTATTCTGTGCCAGGTGCTGAAAATGGGATTATTCTGTGCCAGGTACCAAAAATGGAATTATTCTGTGTCAGGTGCTGAAAATAATGGGATTATTCTGTGTCAGGTactgaaaatggaattattctgtgccaggcactgaaaatggaattattCTGTGTCAGATACTGAAAATGGGATTATTCTGTGCCAGGTACCGAAAATGGGATTATTCTGTGTCAGGTACTGAAAATGGGATTATTCTTTGTCAGGTCCTGAAAATGGGATTATTCTCTGAAAATGGAATTATTCTGTGTCGGGTactgaaaatggaattattCTGTGCCAGGTactgaaaatggaattattCTGTGTCAGATactgaaaatggaattattCTGTGTCAGGTACCAAAAATGGGATTATTCTGTGCCAGGTATGGAAAATGGGATTATTCTGTGCCAGGTATTGAAAATGGGATTATTCTGTGCCAGGTACTGAAATCTCCatcctggggtgtcctgggggtcccaaaccccaaaccccaaccccagcagggccatcccggTGATTTGGGGTcacacaggggctgcaggaactgGGAATCCTGCTTGGGTAAATTTGATTTTATCCTGCtcattttaatttgatttcaTCCTTTCTGTGCATTTCATCTTGCtcattttcattatttaatcccactcattttaatttgatttaatcCATTCTGTGCATTTAATCCCCCCATTGCTTTTGTGGGGGTCAGGCTGCAGGAATTGGGGAAATCCTGCTCATTTCAATTTTATCTAATCCTGTacattttcattatttaatcctgctcattttcattttgtttcatcCTCCCTGTGCATTTAATCCTGctcatttaaattttatttaatcctGCTCATTTTAATGATTTAATCCTGctcattaaaattttatttcatcctCTCTGTGCATTTAATCCTGCTCATTTTCATGATTTAATCCTGctcattaaaattttatttaatcctGCCCATTTTCATGATTTAATCCTGCccattttcattatttcatcctgctcattaaaattttatttcatcctCCCTGTGCATTTAATCCTTAtcattttcattatttaatcccgctcattttaattttatttcatcctCCCTGTGCATTTAATCCTGCTCATCTACATTATTTTAATCCTGCtcattttaatttgatttaatcCTGCTCATTTTCATCATTTAATCCTGCccattttcattatttaatccTGCTCATTTTAATCTGATTTAATCCTCTCTGTGCATTTAATCCTGCTCAGTTTTATTGTATTTAATcctgtttattttcattatttaattctgctcattttaatttgatttaacCCTCCCTGTGCATTTAACCCTGCTCAGTTTAATTTGATTTAATCCTGCTCATTTTCATCATTTAACCCTGCTGAgtttaatttgatttaatttcccTTTCCCCAGGAAAAGCCAAGCCCCGCTGTGTCAATGACTGGGGAGGGAATTTCCAACATTTCCCAGCAAATTCTGATTATTTCTGTTCAAAAGCTGAgccaggaaagcagagctggtccgggaaaaggtgaaaaatctgaatttccacaaaatgaaaaatctgaatttccacaaaatgaaaaatcttcACTTTGGGTCAGAAATGATCCAAAACCGGCACGAAAAATGGTGAGAATCCTGAAATTTTCACCTGAAATTTCAACCTGAAATTTTCACCTGAAATTTGAACCTGAAATTTTCACCTGAAATTTTCACCTGAAATTTCAACCTGAAATTTTCACCTGAAATTTTCACCTGAGATTTGAACCTGAAATTTGAACCTGAAATTTGAACCTGAAATTTAAACCTGAAATTTGAACCTGAAATTTAAACCTGAAATTTTCACCTGAAATTTGAACCTGAAATTTTCACCTGAAATTTGAACCTGAAAT is a genomic window of Zonotrichia albicollis isolate bZonAlb1 chromosome 30, bZonAlb1.hap1, whole genome shotgun sequence containing:
- the LOC141725555 gene encoding uncharacterized protein LOC141725555 produces the protein MELFCVRYQKWDYSVSGTENGIILCQALKMGLFCARYQKWNYSVSGTKNGIILCQALKMELFCVRYQKWNYSVSGAENGIILCQVLKKWDYSVPGTENGIILCQAPKMGLFCVRYQKWDYSVPGTENGIILCQVPKMGLFCARHRKWDYSVSGTENGIILCQVLKIMELFCVRYQKWNYSVSGIENGIILCQVPKMELFCVRYQKWDYSVPGTENGIILCQALKMGLFSENGIILCQVPKMELFCVRYQKWNYSVSGTENGIILCQILKMGLFCARYRKWDYSVSGTENGIILCQVLKMGLFSENGIILCRVLKMELFCARY